One Coleofasciculus chthonoplastes PCC 7420 genomic region harbors:
- a CDS encoding NACHT domain-containing protein, with amino-acid sequence MLDWFAAWGVYSVTGFVFRDVLMPLAKGTLEDYTKDFLKDCIRDFSGRFEDNTLNTVVGKALKEFLELVQQELEDAEVSQVEVEEYSPALTKFIHNSSVKGILGSGFQDECSSLDTQGLGNLWYQLNLRSLPEDFDWEQVGKRYLRKVKALIRESPELREILDSQKLEAIARYTQESAGIIPEFDLRRYQEGLREAYGNLRLDSLDTTGCAYNALKLWRIFIAQNVRKVHEVLPQVYELPKEHQQRSREKDQLDSEFQFGELDRYQRVYSEAPIQSVLDVINDKQNYPYLVILGDPGSGKSTLLQYLALIYAQSPLQNAISLAIPILIELRTYMRNRDLGQCQNFLEFLHQSSGAICHLNQHQLQEQLKAGNVLMLFDGLDEVFDPGKREDVITDIHRFTNEYPDVQVIVTSRVIGYKPQRLRDGEFHHFLLQELDEKQIQDFIYRWHELTFTDEVDKTWKRERLQRAIDTSKAVRELAGNPLLLTMMAILNRNQELPRDRPELYHQASRVLLHQWDVERALIEDSRLDPKTIDYKDKQAMLRRVAYFMQATDQGLAGNLIRREDLEQILTEYLRTIDVNQARLVARVLIRQLRERNFILCYLGADYYGFVHRTFLEYFCAGEFIWQFKETQRLSLEGLKTEVFGKHWRDESWHEVLRLIVGMIEESRFAGEIIEYLMNQEGEDEKFMNVFLAAQCLEEVKNRREIEATDKRLMDCLKKLQDYVKIEYSYRRNIISWEVSGKAVTAIAITWKQDPDTLPLLKQLIQSDDNGGVQCAAIRELARGWKDEPWLFELLYNCAINDPFKRENDWEDNPRQIALERIIKLYPNHPKTLTLLHDRAENDTDEKVRKFAQKKLKQFTQNH; translated from the coding sequence ATGCTGGATTGGTTCGCGGCTTGGGGTGTCTATTCCGTTACTGGCTTTGTGTTTCGGGATGTGTTGATGCCTCTGGCGAAGGGAACGCTGGAAGATTACACGAAAGATTTTCTTAAGGATTGTATTCGGGATTTTTCCGGGCGTTTTGAGGACAATACGCTAAACACGGTTGTCGGGAAAGCCTTGAAAGAGTTTCTGGAGTTGGTACAGCAGGAGTTAGAAGATGCTGAGGTGTCACAGGTGGAGGTGGAAGAGTATTCTCCGGCGTTAACCAAGTTTATCCACAATTCCTCGGTGAAGGGGATTTTGGGGAGTGGGTTTCAGGATGAGTGTTCGAGTTTGGATACGCAGGGGTTGGGGAATCTATGGTATCAGCTTAACCTGCGATCGCTCCCTGAAGACTTTGATTGGGAACAGGTGGGGAAGCGGTATCTCAGAAAAGTCAAGGCGTTAATCCGGGAATCGCCTGAGTTGCGGGAGATTCTGGATTCGCAGAAGTTGGAGGCGATCGCACGCTATACTCAGGAGTCTGCGGGGATTATACCAGAGTTCGATTTGCGCCGCTATCAGGAGGGGTTACGGGAAGCGTATGGGAATCTGCGCTTAGATAGTTTGGATACGACGGGCTGTGCCTATAATGCCTTGAAGTTATGGCGAATATTTATAGCACAAAACGTGCGAAAAGTCCATGAAGTTTTGCCGCAAGTGTATGAATTGCCCAAGGAACATCAGCAGCGATCGCGGGAAAAGGATCAGTTAGATTCAGAGTTTCAGTTCGGGGAATTAGACCGCTATCAACGGGTCTATTCAGAAGCGCCGATACAGTCGGTTTTGGATGTTATTAATGATAAACAAAATTATCCCTATCTGGTGATTTTAGGTGATCCGGGTTCGGGGAAGTCTACGTTATTACAGTATTTGGCATTAATCTATGCCCAATCGCCGCTACAGAATGCCATTTCCCTAGCGATTCCCATCTTAATTGAATTACGCACCTATATGCGGAATCGGGATTTAGGACAATGCCAGAATTTCTTAGAGTTTTTGCATCAAAGTAGTGGGGCGATTTGTCATCTGAATCAGCATCAACTCCAGGAACAGTTAAAGGCGGGGAATGTTTTGATGCTGTTTGATGGCTTGGATGAGGTATTTGATCCGGGGAAACGGGAGGATGTGATTACGGATATTCATCGCTTCACTAATGAGTATCCAGATGTGCAGGTGATTGTCACCTCTCGCGTGATTGGCTATAAGCCGCAGCGATTACGGGATGGGGAGTTTCACCATTTCCTGTTGCAAGAGTTGGATGAGAAACAGATTCAGGATTTTATCTATCGTTGGCATGAATTAACCTTTACCGATGAGGTGGATAAGACTTGGAAGCGGGAACGATTACAACGGGCAATTGACACGTCAAAAGCAGTTCGGGAATTAGCCGGAAATCCGCTATTGCTGACGATGATGGCAATTTTAAATCGGAATCAGGAGTTACCTAGAGATAGACCTGAATTGTATCATCAAGCGTCGCGAGTTTTACTGCATCAATGGGATGTGGAACGGGCGTTAATTGAGGATTCCCGCCTTGATCCGAAGACGATTGATTATAAGGATAAGCAGGCGATGTTGCGCCGGGTGGCGTATTTTATGCAAGCTACGGATCAGGGATTGGCGGGGAATTTGATTCGGAGGGAAGATTTAGAACAGATTTTAACCGAGTATTTGAGAACGATAGATGTGAATCAGGCGCGGTTAGTGGCGCGGGTACTAATTCGTCAATTACGCGAACGTAATTTTATTCTCTGTTATTTGGGGGCGGATTATTATGGGTTTGTGCATCGGACGTTTTTGGAATATTTCTGTGCCGGGGAGTTTATTTGGCAGTTTAAGGAGACGCAGCGGTTATCACTGGAGGGGTTGAAAACAGAGGTTTTTGGCAAGCATTGGCGGGATGAGTCTTGGCATGAGGTTTTGCGGTTGATTGTGGGGATGATTGAGGAGTCAAGGTTTGCGGGGGAGATTATTGAGTATTTGATGAATCAGGAGGGGGAAGATGAGAAGTTTATGAATGTTTTCTTGGCGGCGCAGTGTTTGGAGGAGGTGAAGAATCGTCGCGAGATTGAGGCGACTGACAAAAGACTAATGGACTGTCTAAAAAAACTACAGGATTATGTGAAAATTGAGTATTCCTATAGGAGAAACATAATATCTTGGGAAGTTTCTGGAAAGGCAGTTACTGCAATAGCCATAACTTGGAAACAAGATCCAGATACTTTACCCCTGCTCAAACAACTGATTCAATCTGATGATAATGGGGGTGTCCAATGTGCGGCGATACGGGAATTAGCCAGAGGATGGAAGGATGAACCGTGGTTATTTGAATTATTGTACAATTGCGCTATCAATGACCCCTTTAAACGTGAGAACGACTGGGAAGACAATCCTCGGCAAATTGCACTTGAGAGAATCATCAAGTTGTATCCTAACCATCCCAAAACGCTAACTTTATTGCACGATAGGGCAGAAAATGATACCGATGAGAAGGTGCGGAAGTTCGCCCAGAAGAAGTTAAAGCAGTTCACACAAAATCATTAA
- a CDS encoding AAA-like domain-containing protein, with amino-acid sequence MADAEVIRLIELAEYWIAQKTGNVLNDAQKTILSQALAGKKLKTIQVMGYSQNTVQRDLAPKLWKQLSEVTGKRVTIKTLRLILAGLPDADTENSETLTPPPPPPVSKTTFPSPIWELPGGQLDLASPCYVERPADESRAYEEISKPGSLIRIKAPRQMGKTSLMVRLLYHAERQGCQSVALNFELAEREVFADLNQFLQWFCATVTDDLHLPIQLENRWSKFLGSKKNCTNYFEKYLLPTLRSPLALGLDAVDRIFHYEQVADDFFGLLRAWHEKAKQHEIWKNFRLIIVHGTEVYIPLSNDQSPFNVGLPIELSEFDAHQVEDLALRYGLDFTWNDVKQLMAMVGGHPHLIRLALYKIARQDITLNRLLEDAPTETGIYADHLRLHRWNLEKHPDLADALTQILEADRPVQLKGAIAFKLNSMGLVYLVGNQVSIRNDLYRQYFRDRLTPEKPQSQDTKEHRGRIIPHSLGDNVLAAIVFTDIKDSTQKQHENQQPTLAAIHRDLKLMTKLCHQFEGEVLKSMGDGLLMYFVSAVKAVDCSQTIQKTLSLAARGLPNEAVLQHRIGIHLADVFFNGTDVQGDGVNIAARLQSQAKPGGICISWIVYEAVKNHLQLHINHSEHRLLRGIDEPMLLYQISVDG; translated from the coding sequence ATGGCAGATGCAGAGGTCATAAGACTGATCGAATTAGCCGAGTATTGGATTGCCCAGAAGACAGGAAACGTACTTAACGACGCCCAAAAGACTATCCTGAGTCAAGCCTTAGCAGGCAAAAAACTCAAAACAATTCAAGTCATGGGCTATAGCCAAAATACTGTCCAGCGCGATTTAGCGCCGAAGTTATGGAAACAGTTGTCTGAAGTCACCGGAAAACGAGTCACGATTAAAACGTTACGTTTAATCCTCGCAGGATTGCCAGACGCAGATACCGAGAACTCCGAGACTCTGACTCCTCCACCACCTCCCCCAGTCAGTAAAACCACCTTCCCCTCTCCCATTTGGGAACTACCCGGAGGGCAACTTGATTTAGCCTCACCCTGCTATGTCGAACGTCCAGCCGATGAATCTCGCGCCTATGAAGAAATTAGTAAGCCGGGAAGTTTGATTCGGATCAAAGCGCCGCGACAAATGGGCAAAACATCCCTAATGGTACGATTACTGTATCACGCCGAACGACAAGGATGTCAGTCTGTCGCCTTAAACTTTGAGTTAGCTGAACGGGAAGTCTTTGCGGATTTAAATCAATTCCTGCAATGGTTTTGTGCTACTGTTACCGATGATTTACACCTACCGATTCAGTTAGAAAACCGTTGGAGTAAGTTTTTGGGCAGTAAAAAAAACTGTACCAATTATTTTGAAAAATATCTATTACCTACCCTGAGAAGTCCCCTAGCATTAGGACTCGATGCCGTTGACCGCATCTTTCATTACGAACAGGTCGCCGATGACTTTTTTGGCTTACTTCGGGCTTGGCATGAAAAGGCAAAACAACATGAAATTTGGAAAAATTTTCGCCTAATTATTGTCCATGGCACAGAAGTTTATATTCCCCTAAGTAACGACCAATCCCCCTTTAATGTCGGATTACCGATTGAATTATCCGAATTTGACGCCCATCAGGTGGAAGACTTAGCCCTGCGCTATGGATTAGACTTCACCTGGAATGATGTCAAACAACTGATGGCAATGGTTGGTGGACATCCCCATTTAATCCGATTAGCCTTGTATAAAATTGCCCGTCAGGATATTACCTTAAACCGACTCCTAGAAGACGCCCCCACCGAAACCGGAATCTATGCGGATCATTTGCGCTTACATCGCTGGAATTTAGAGAAACATCCCGACTTAGCCGACGCCCTCACCCAAATCCTGGAAGCCGATCGCCCGGTGCAGCTAAAAGGTGCGATCGCGTTTAAACTCAATAGTATGGGATTAGTCTATCTGGTAGGAAATCAGGTGAGTATTCGTAATGATTTATACCGCCAGTATTTTCGCGATCGCCTAACTCCAGAGAAGCCTCAAAGCCAAGACACCAAAGAACACCGAGGCAGAATTATTCCCCATTCTCTAGGAGATAATGTCCTAGCCGCTATTGTCTTTACCGATATCAAAGACTCCACCCAAAAGCAGCATGAAAACCAACAACCCACCCTAGCCGCCATTCATCGTGATCTCAAACTAATGACCAAATTATGCCACCAATTTGAAGGAGAAGTTCTCAAATCCATGGGCGATGGATTACTCATGTACTTTGTCTCCGCCGTCAAAGCCGTTGACTGTTCCCAAACCATTCAAAAAACCCTCTCACTCGCCGCCAGAGGATTGCCAAATGAGGCGGTATTACAGCATCGAATTGGCATTCACTTAGCTGATGTTTTTTTCAATGGAACCGATGTACAAGGAGATGGCGTCAATATTGCCGCCCGTTTACAATCTCAGGCAAAACCCGGTGGAATTTGTATTTCCTGGATAGTGTATGAAGCGGTCAAAAATCACTTACAATTACACATCAACCATAGTGAACATCGCCTCTTAAGAGGAATTGACGAACCCATGTTATTATATCAAATCAGCGTTGACGGATAG
- a CDS encoding 6-pyruvoyl trahydropterin synthase family protein: MSKWKLVTEFTFDSAHYIRDYDGPCGRMHGHTYTVRLEATSSTLHASEHCPHPVMVADFKSLRWAKKDVTKGGLDHGILNDILPDNYETTAEMIAQYIYDETKKRIPEGVQLKVAVSETPNSWVEYEE, encoded by the coding sequence ATGTCTAAATGGAAACTGGTAACCGAATTTACATTTGATAGCGCCCATTACATCAGAGACTACGATGGACCCTGTGGTCGGATGCATGGACATACCTATACAGTACGATTAGAAGCAACATCCTCAACCCTTCACGCCTCGGAACACTGTCCCCATCCCGTTATGGTGGCTGATTTCAAAAGCCTACGCTGGGCAAAAAAAGATGTCACCAAAGGCGGGTTAGATCACGGCATTTTGAATGACATATTACCGGATAATTACGAAACCACCGCTGAAATGATTGCCCAATACATTTATGACGAAACAAAAAAGCGTATTCCTGAAGGCGTACAACTTAAAGTGGCTGTCTCAGAAACACCGAATAGCTGGGTAGAATATGAGGAATGA
- a CDS encoding DNA/RNA non-specific endonuclease translates to MTLFAISWFVALLLQDLTPNVHLTLGNPSNATSNPNNPNNYLMEKPQYALSYNNSQGISNWVSWQLNQSWLGSVERSNDFRPDTALLSGWYQVRPNDYIGSGYDRGHIIPSGDRTHTPDDNSATFLMTNIMPQAPQNNREVWRELEEYSRELVYQGKELYIIAGGVGSKGTLQGKITVPQQTWKVIAVLDRPGQGVRGITSNTRLIAVMIPNSDKVAGMNWRDYRVSVDRVEAVTGYDFLSNVPNSIQDEIESRLDNG, encoded by the coding sequence ATTACCCTGTTTGCGATCAGTTGGTTCGTTGCTCTGCTATTGCAGGATCTGACCCCTAACGTTCACCTCACTCTGGGCAATCCTAGTAATGCGACTTCCAACCCGAATAATCCTAACAACTACCTGATGGAAAAGCCGCAGTATGCGCTGTCCTATAACAACAGCCAAGGGATTTCCAATTGGGTAAGCTGGCAGTTAAATCAGAGCTGGTTAGGCAGTGTTGAGCGAAGCAACGACTTTCGCCCTGACACCGCGCTGCTGTCCGGATGGTATCAGGTGCGACCAAATGACTACATAGGCAGTGGCTATGACCGGGGACATATAATACCCTCTGGCGATCGCACTCACACTCCAGACGATAACAGTGCTACATTCTTAATGACAAACATCATGCCTCAAGCTCCACAGAATAATCGGGAGGTATGGCGGGAACTGGAAGAGTATTCACGAGAGTTGGTCTATCAGGGTAAGGAACTCTACATCATTGCCGGGGGTGTAGGCTCAAAGGGAACACTTCAGGGTAAGATAACAGTGCCACAGCAGACCTGGAAAGTGATTGCGGTGCTAGATCGTCCAGGTCAAGGCGTTCGTGGAATAACCAGCAACACTCGGCTGATTGCGGTGATGATACCCAATTCGGATAAAGTTGCTGGAATGAACTGGCGAGACTATCGGGTATCGGTTGACAGGGTGGAAGCAGTAACGGGCTATGATTTTCTATCAAATGTCCCTAATTCGATCCAGGATGAGATTGAGAGCCGACTCGACAACGGGTAA
- a CDS encoding nuclease A inhibitor family protein: protein MNGIDQLKKSSEGLLWISEANYPFEIFTWDNTDILTSALVLKRAGYPPDTPIEVQTLDQFFAPATTEEDWHNEAEKAQVKQYQALEQTLSDCLTDIQVYRLGSTTIDIYIAGKTAEGTVAGLSTKVVET, encoded by the coding sequence ATGAACGGAATTGACCAGCTAAAGAAGAGTTCAGAGGGTTTACTCTGGATAAGCGAAGCCAATTACCCATTTGAGATTTTCACCTGGGACAATACAGACATTCTCACCTCAGCGCTGGTGTTAAAACGTGCTGGCTATCCACCGGATACACCCATTGAAGTCCAGACCCTTGATCAGTTTTTCGCCCCAGCTACCACAGAGGAGGATTGGCACAATGAAGCGGAAAAGGCACAGGTGAAGCAATACCAAGCCTTGGAACAAACGCTCTCAGATTGTCTCACCGATATTCAGGTTTACCGTTTAGGGAGTACCACAATTGATATCTACATCGCAGGTAAAACAGCAGAGGGGACGGTGGCAGGTCTTTCAACCAAAGTAGTAGAGACGTAG
- a CDS encoding DUF4336 domain-containing protein has product MQEHQGHPSIHSQDWSWSLWFPVPLYPYGKRRTIRVEVVKDRIWTFDQIQGILYVVVPIRMTVIKLDAGGLLVYAPVAPTPECIRLVQELVAEHGEVNYIILPTVSGIEHKVFVGPFARKFPNAQVFVTPHQWSYPVNLPLSWLGFPRKRTHVLPADSRQTPFADEFDYAVLGPVNLGLGPFAEVGFWHKRSRTLLVTDTVVSVPENPPAIAQLDPYPLLFHARDHALDIVIDNKMTRRKGWQRICLFAFFFRPSTLDTIPFTQTLREARKAPDWSKQAYFGLFPFKWKPGWQKSFDALRGNGRPFVAPILQTLILNRAPKETLNWVDKVASWEFERIIPCHLEGAIAANPEQFCQAFGFLEPDLKGSKNGGNPDNYPLPDHDFELLRQIEATLKRRGILPPV; this is encoded by the coding sequence ATGCAGGAACACCAGGGTCATCCGAGCATCCACTCTCAAGACTGGTCATGGTCGCTTTGGTTTCCTGTACCCCTGTATCCTTATGGCAAACGACGCACTATCCGTGTGGAAGTGGTGAAGGATAGGATTTGGACGTTTGACCAGATTCAGGGGATTCTCTATGTGGTTGTCCCGATTCGGATGACGGTGATTAAGCTGGATGCTGGAGGGCTGTTGGTTTATGCGCCTGTTGCACCTACCCCGGAATGTATCCGATTAGTTCAGGAATTGGTGGCAGAACATGGTGAGGTAAACTATATCATCCTGCCCACAGTTTCGGGGATTGAACATAAAGTGTTTGTCGGTCCTTTTGCCCGCAAGTTTCCCAACGCCCAGGTGTTTGTGACGCCGCACCAGTGGAGTTATCCGGTGAATTTGCCCCTGAGTTGGCTGGGGTTTCCCAGGAAACGGACTCATGTTTTACCCGCCGATAGTCGCCAAACGCCTTTTGCTGATGAATTTGATTATGCTGTATTGGGTCCGGTTAATTTGGGATTGGGACCCTTTGCTGAAGTGGGATTTTGGCACAAGCGATCGCGCACGCTTCTGGTGACGGATACTGTGGTTAGTGTACCCGAAAATCCGCCTGCGATCGCGCAACTTGATCCCTATCCGTTATTATTCCATGCCAGAGATCATGCCTTGGATATCGTTATCGATAATAAGATGACTCGCCGCAAGGGATGGCAACGTATCTGTCTGTTTGCATTTTTCTTCCGCCCCAGCACCTTGGACACAATACCCTTCACTCAGACGTTACGGGAAGCGAGAAAGGCACCGGATTGGTCAAAGCAAGCCTATTTTGGTTTATTTCCCTTCAAATGGAAACCCGGTTGGCAAAAATCCTTTGACGCTTTGCGGGGAAATGGACGTCCCTTTGTTGCGCCAATTCTGCAAACCTTGATTTTGAATCGCGCACCGAAAGAAACGCTGAACTGGGTGGATAAGGTAGCGAGTTGGGAGTTTGAACGGATTATTCCCTGTCATTTGGAGGGGGCAATTGCGGCAAATCCGGAACAGTTTTGCCAAGCGTTTGGGTTCCTAGAACCGGATTTAAAGGGGAGTAAAAATGGCGGGAATCCAGATAATTATCCCTTGCCCGATCATGATTTTGAACTGTTACGGCAAATCGAAGCAACGTTAAAGCGGCGGGGTATTTTACCGCCAGTGTAA
- a CDS encoding Uma2 family endonuclease, translating into MTQTKIDLPPAFPDHTQLPESDGTFVKNFQEHPQSLILTDSIGSVLQQLHPDGDYAIGQDCGIYWRETEPPEKGAEAPDWFYVPNVPPLLNGEIRRSYVLWRELMAPMIALEFASGNGDEERDATPLSVSAEGETTKPGKFWVYERIIRIPYYGIFEVKTRKMEVYNWLNFSYQKLQPNERGHYPITPLGVELGLWHGTYQNQTQYWLRWWDSEGNLLLIGEERAQLERQRAEQERQRAEQERQRAEQERQRAEQERQRAEQEHQRAEQAEQKSARLAERLRAMGIDPDSEE; encoded by the coding sequence ATGACTCAAACCAAAATTGATTTACCCCCTGCCTTTCCTGACCATACCCAACTCCCCGAATCTGATGGTACGTTTGTGAAAAATTTCCAAGAACATCCTCAAAGCCTAATTTTGACCGATTCCATTGGTTCAGTTTTGCAGCAACTCCATCCCGATGGTGACTACGCTATTGGGCAAGACTGCGGGATTTATTGGCGCGAAACCGAACCCCCAGAAAAAGGCGCAGAAGCGCCCGATTGGTTCTATGTTCCCAATGTTCCCCCATTACTGAATGGTGAAATCCGCCGTTCTTATGTTCTCTGGCGGGAATTGATGGCACCAATGATTGCCTTAGAATTTGCCAGTGGCAATGGAGACGAGGAACGAGATGCTACACCCTTATCGGTTTCCGCTGAAGGAGAAACCACTAAACCCGGTAAATTCTGGGTGTATGAACGGATTATTCGCATTCCCTACTATGGTATTTTTGAGGTCAAAACTAGAAAAATGGAGGTTTATAATTGGCTGAATTTTTCTTATCAAAAACTCCAACCGAATGAACGGGGTCACTATCCGATTACGCCCTTAGGAGTAGAACTGGGACTTTGGCACGGGACTTATCAAAATCAAACTCAATATTGGCTGCGTTGGTGGGATAGTGAAGGCAATCTTTTGTTAATTGGTGAAGAACGCGCCCAATTAGAACGTCAACGTGCTGAACAAGAACGTCAACGTGCTGAACAAGAACGCCAACGTGCTGAACAAGAACGCCAACGTGCTGAACAAGAACGTCAACGCGCCGAACAAGAACACCAACGCGCCGAACAAGCCGAGCAAAAATCGGCAAGATTGGCGGAACGATTAAGAGCCATGGGCATTGACCCGGATTCGGAAGAGTAG
- a CDS encoding DUF6940 family protein — MWQSSIESLNAGRIQKISLLSNNNPILYSEIIQLWQHNPDFRAFFISLLADAPFSAFFWETPPITDATVNQVFEFVLVNSPSLANVQADPSDFARHFSAAGENKSIVTFPNLGKDALLVVPCPQASMSPYCHLAAFMRDAPEHQQHALWQNVGSALEQRLNPRPTWVSTSGLGVYWLHIRLDSRPKYYTYQPYKVI; from the coding sequence ATGTGGCAATCATCCATCGAATCACTCAACGCGGGTCGGATTCAGAAGATTTCTCTGCTGTCTAATAATAACCCAATTCTCTACTCAGAAATCATCCAGCTATGGCAGCATAACCCGGATTTTCGGGCATTCTTCATTTCCCTACTCGCCGATGCTCCATTTTCCGCCTTTTTCTGGGAAACTCCGCCTATCACCGACGCGACAGTAAACCAGGTATTCGAGTTTGTTCTCGTCAATAGTCCATCCCTGGCAAATGTACAAGCTGATCCCAGTGATTTTGCTCGCCATTTTTCCGCCGCCGGAGAAAACAAGTCAATTGTGACATTTCCCAATCTGGGAAAGGATGCGTTGCTGGTTGTGCCTTGTCCCCAAGCTTCTATGTCTCCATACTGCCATCTGGCGGCGTTTATGCGTGACGCACCCGAACATCAGCAGCACGCCTTGTGGCAAAATGTGGGGTCAGCGTTAGAACAACGGCTGAATCCGCGTCCCACCTGGGTAAGCACCTCCGGGTTAGGGGTGTATTGGTTGCATATCCGGCTAGATTCACGCCCGAAATACTACACTTATCAGCCATACAAAGTTATTTAA
- the ligA gene encoding NAD-dependent DNA ligase LigA — protein sequence MTNVKQRVQELRNLLQQASYAYYVRDNPMMEDAVYDQLYRELQDLESQYPELVTPDSPTQRVGEKPASEFSSVRHNIPLYSLENAFNLEELAKWQERWQRYAPDVKNVEYVCELKIDGSAIALTYKDGVLVRGVTRGDGVTGEDITQNIRTIRSIPLRLSTETPPPIVEVRGEAFLPLDVFEGINREREAAGEALFANPRNAAAGTLRQLDPKIVDRRQLDFFAYTLHLPGSEEQETVPTLKSQWEALEFLRDLGFRVNPNRKRCASLAEVEEYYQYWDSQRRDLPYMTDGVVVKLNSFSLQEQLGFTQKFPRWAIALKYPAEESPTLVQNVTVQVGRTGALTPVAELKPVQLAGTTVSRATLHNRDRIEELNLHLGDTVIVRKAGEIIPEVVRVLPELRPPEAKPVQMPTDCPVCHQPVVRPPGEAVTRCINASCPAIVKGSLNHWASRGALDINGLGEKLVNQLVDSGLVHSVADLYQLTLDQLTNLERMGEKSAQKLINQIEQSNTQPWSRVLYGLGIRYVGTVNAQILAQQFPSVDQLAAARVTDIESVYGIGSEIAQSVNDWFRVPSNQTLINRLREANLQLAGEPKVASAEAKSQPLQGKTFVITGTLPTLKRDDAKKLIQNAGGKVTSSVSSKTDYVLVGEDAGSKLEKAQELGINQISESDLLQWLNE from the coding sequence ATGACTAATGTTAAACAGCGGGTTCAAGAACTGCGAAACCTTTTGCAACAAGCGAGTTATGCTTATTATGTCCGCGATAATCCCATGATGGAGGATGCTGTCTATGACCAACTCTATCGGGAACTGCAAGATTTAGAAAGCCAGTATCCGGAGTTAGTGACGCCGGATAGTCCGACGCAGCGCGTGGGCGAGAAACCTGCATCAGAATTTTCCTCGGTTCGCCATAATATCCCCCTTTATAGTTTAGAGAATGCGTTTAATTTAGAGGAGTTGGCGAAGTGGCAAGAACGATGGCAACGTTATGCACCAGATGTCAAGAATGTAGAATATGTCTGTGAACTGAAGATCGATGGTTCCGCGATCGCACTCACGTACAAAGACGGTGTATTAGTGCGGGGAGTTACACGGGGCGATGGTGTCACGGGGGAAGATATTACCCAGAATATTCGCACGATTCGCTCGATTCCTTTACGGTTAAGTACGGAAACACCGCCGCCAATTGTAGAAGTGCGAGGCGAGGCATTTTTGCCCTTGGATGTGTTTGAAGGGATTAATCGGGAACGAGAAGCCGCTGGGGAAGCGTTATTCGCGAATCCTCGGAATGCGGCGGCGGGTACGTTGCGACAATTAGATCCAAAAATTGTCGATCGCAGACAGTTGGATTTCTTTGCCTATACCTTACATCTTCCCGGATCAGAGGAACAGGAAACCGTACCCACTCTCAAGTCTCAATGGGAGGCGTTGGAATTCCTGCGGGATTTGGGATTCCGGGTGAATCCAAATCGGAAACGTTGCGCGTCTCTGGCAGAGGTGGAGGAGTATTATCAATATTGGGATAGTCAACGGCGTGATTTACCCTACATGACGGATGGGGTGGTAGTGAAGCTGAATTCGTTTTCGCTGCAAGAACAGTTAGGTTTTACCCAAAAATTTCCCCGATGGGCGATCGCACTCAAGTATCCCGCCGAAGAATCTCCCACACTGGTGCAAAATGTTACAGTTCAGGTGGGACGAACGGGTGCCTTAACCCCAGTCGCCGAACTCAAACCCGTACAGCTAGCCGGGACAACGGTTTCACGGGCGACGTTACATAACCGCGATCGCATCGAGGAGTTAAATCTGCATCTCGGTGATACCGTGATCGTTCGCAAAGCTGGGGAAATTATCCCTGAAGTCGTGCGCGTACTTCCCGAATTGCGTCCACCGGAGGCTAAACCCGTACAAATGCCTACTGATTGTCCGGTGTGCCATCAACCCGTCGTGCGTCCCCCAGGGGAGGCGGTAACGCGCTGTATTAATGCCTCTTGTCCCGCCATTGTCAAAGGTTCTCTCAACCATTGGGCAAGTCGTGGTGCATTGGATATCAACGGGTTAGGAGAAAAGCTGGTGAATCAGCTAGTCGATTCGGGTTTAGTCCATTCCGTTGCTGATCTTTATCAACTTACTTTAGATCAATTAACTAATTTAGAACGGATGGGTGAAAAATCCGCTCAGAAATTAATTAATCAGATTGAACAATCCAATACTCAACCCTGGTCACGAGTTCTCTATGGTTTAGGGATTCGCTATGTGGGTACTGTGAATGCTCAAATTTTAGCGCAACAGTTTCCTAGTGTAGACCAATTAGCCGCAGCCCGTGTTACTGATATTGAAAGCGTCTATGGAATTGGATCGGAAATTGCCCAATCGGTTAATGATTGGTTTCGAGTTCCCAGTAATCAGACTTTAATTAATCGACTGCGAGAAGCAAATTTGCAACTGGCTGGTGAACCAAAAGTAGCGTCTGCGGAGGCAAAATCTCAACCGTTGCAGGGAAAAACCTTTGTGATTACCGGAACATTACCCACACTGAAGCGAGATGATGCAAAAAAATTAATTCAAAACGCTGGCGGGAAAGTAACCAGTTCAGTTAGTTCTAAAACGGATTATGTATTGGTTGGTGAAGATGCCGGATCTAAATTAGAAAAAGCCCAAGAATTAGGGATTAATCAGATCAGTGAATCTGACCTTTTACAATGGTTAAATGAATAG